Genomic segment of Hydractinia symbiolongicarpus strain clone_291-10 chromosome 5, HSymV2.1, whole genome shotgun sequence:
ATCAGCTTAGACAGTCTGAGTCCAGGTGCTAACAGAAATAAACCAGCAATGCCTAGTATGAATCAAATGTCTGGACAAAGTTTTGTTAGTCCTGCAATGCAACAACCCATGATGATGGGGCAAGCATACAATACAATGCAACAACAGCCACAATATGGTATGCCACAGCAACAAAACATGATGATGATGAACACGGGTATGGCTAATATGAACTTAGGTATGTCACCACAAATGAGAATGCAAATGCAACCAAATATGGGTATGCAATCAAACATGGCCATGCGACCTAATATGGGTTTACAACAGCCAATGAATAGGCAGATGGGTATGGGAAACAACATAATGGGCATGCAACAAATGGGTATGACGTCACAAACACAGATGAATCAAAATTTCGCTCAGTTTAAAGCTAGCTGAAAGCTGTCCTGATTTTAGCTCTTTTAATGAATACCGagtattttttctgtttgtttgtttaaaggTTTTCGTATTTTTTGTGCTGTTTTTTGTAAGTTATTTGACTGCCTTGATAACATTTGATTTGGTTGCCAACATTTAGAACTTGTGTTTTGGCACTTGTGAAATCTTTCATTCTGCACAGGACATGCATCGCTGACATTATGAGGACACAAACGATATTGTACAGaaccatttataaatttatttactttttttgtctaaataattaaattttctagcaattgttaaaattttgaCAGGTTTATGTACATACGATCAGCTGCTAATCCGTAtgtaacatttttatttgtggtCAACCTTTTTGCGCGAAAAACCTTCCTATGTTCGTGTAAGAAATTAATATTGTCGACCTTACTGAGTATATTCGTCTTAGAAGTCAGATGAGAATCTGACatcgtttatttttattatttttattaatactATTATTACTATTgttattttctctatttttataaATCTAAACTACCTAAAACGCAGTATCATTCactttatttttatgaaaagttTTCTTGCCATATGTAATTCTAAAGTCCTCCCTGtgtgtatgttatttttttgtatctaTTTTTCTTTCGTAACCAGTTTACTATACCATCTATGATTCAAATTtgacttttaaatgttttcgtcatttgtatattttgaaagttgtaacaaataaacaaataaaatgtttttctgtattttccttttcatataacatttttttccagTTTATAGAGTACCGAGATAAAAATGCTAAACCAATCTAGTCAATTCTAAAGCTTGAATGATGGCTCGCATATAAAGTCAAACATTTACTTTGTTAGGTGAAAATGGCTGCCATAGGCGTTACCATGCACTTAATGTGATAGGTAACCGCAAAAAAAGTCTCAATGCGGGATTCCAAATAAATTCGATGAAACATGATCTTTCCAATCGCATTCTCTGATAAGTTTTGTGTCTCGAAGGGTTAAAACATTGTTGGCGATAGAGAAAAAATTAGAGAAGGAAAAGATTTGTACGATCGAGTGGACATTTACCTTTTCATTCCCATTCAACTGCAGTTCTTGGTtgccattttaaaaatgctataGTGTCTAAATCTTAATCGATTTACTTCTTTCTTTGGGAAATGCACTATTTTCTGGTCAGGGTTAAAGGTTTAAACGACTGATAATATGCGGGGAGTACACCCTTTGTGTATGTACATCGTTCTCAGGTGTTTGCCTTATGTAAACGAACTTTATGGCGGTAAAAGTAAATGCAAATTTGATTGAAAATAAAGTAAGCACATTATGTAGTTGCCATTCGAGTTTTAGTAAGCACAAAGAATAGTCACTGTCGTTCTCCGGacttttttatatcaaaaatgcaaaaaacccTCGCGACGTGGGTGAACAAACGGTAAATGACtggataaaaaaataagtcaGCTAAAAAGAATCTTCGTTATATCATTTTTGTTCTGGAATAAGGCTCTTGATTTAAGAAGGCGCTGAAGTTGACGCAGTTGGCAAAAGCCGTCATTATGCATAATTAATGTCGTTCGGTAATTTACAACGATTGCACCATTAGTGGAAATAAATATGGCGGCTGttgtaataaacaaaaaagcacTTTCGATTtcactatttttaaaaaatgcttacGAGATTAAAAAATAACGTTTAAAAGGGACATAAAAGCTTTAGATTCATCGTTTTATGATCATCCATGCAAGAGATAGTATTCCCGAAAAGTAGACTCAGTAAAATAAAAAGTGGAAAAGTAAGTGCTTCTTTCAAGTAAATTTGAAATGTCGAAATTCTTTTAGAGGAAATGTAGCTAGAAAATTTCTTCGCTTTTTAGACTATTGATTATTTCTGGCAGTACCAGACGTTTTCGAATCACATTTGCGACGTGGATACAGAAATGGAGGAAGATATCGAAGAATCTGACGACATTTTCAATGTATATGAGTTTGATTGCTATGACCCATGGGTGAAAGAAAGGAAAGATAATTGTAAAGGCTTTAAAAAGAAATCACCCAAACATAATACAAACAAAAAGATTAGACATAAACTGATGGAAAAAACAAAAGCAGTCGACGAAGACAATCCAGAAGGTAGATTGAAGCTTCAAAAAATCTGTCCTATTTCCTTGAAAGGTAGACCATTAAAAACAACACATACAAAAAGAGAGCTTAAAAAGGCAGTCTTTTTACATGAACATTTTATCaagcaaaagaaaaatattttaaagcgaCTAGACAAAAACGGTATTAGACGTTTATCTACTTATTCTGTGTCTGGTTACTCAGCTGAATTCATCCGTGATTACGGACGACCaaaaaacaagacaaaattCGCTTTATCATCTGTTAAATCTACTACATTAACACTGCACAACAAAAAACTTCAACTTTTAGTGGACTTGCAATATAGAGAGGTAATGCCAGAGGATTATGAACTTCTTCTTTTACTTGACAACACGGTGTTACCTAACGTTGCAAGCAACAAAACAATGAACCAATTGGAAACAACCGAAGCTCGAGAAAAAGTTCTAGGCGATCTATGCGTAATATGTGTGGAAGATATTTTAAAGGGCCAGCAAGTTATTGTCTTGCCAAAGTGTGAACACATTTTTCACGCGGATTGTATTACAATATGGTTAACGACTGCATCAGACAGGTGTCCCATAGACTCGTTGAAGGTTTAGTGtaggaataaataaaattattttttaaagagtgTTGTATTATTTCCATAAATGTATTCAGTttacataaaaataacattgtttCTTCGTAATAATCACACTACTTTTCCCATCTTCGTTGTTACTTGGATTGATTTCTAAAACACCTAACGATTAAACAGGATAATCGTTTCGACGAAAGTAAGAATTTAATCAGTACAAATTCATTTTTAACTATTAATCGTCGCAGTAGTCGCCCGTTTCTTGGATGTCTGATTCATCACTTGAAGTTACAGATTGTTGATCGctttcaatttcacatcttaAACACGAACACTCgaataaataattttctctaaaaaaaaatagaatttcgaAATAGTGGTGCAAAAAGTTGGGAAAAATGGTTGTCAGGAAAAAGTTTTGATTGGTACAATATATTAGTCACTAAGCCTTATTTGTTTAATTGTTTTGGACTTTTTTTTACCAAGAAGGTAATGTAATGTCGTGTAAACAAGGCCTTGATGGTTTTCTTAACAAAATTAATGGAATGAAGTatcgataattttttttttctaattagaTTTTGGTATTACGTTGGTTCTGAACCGGTTACTACGAGGGGTAAACTATTTGCTTTACCTTAAGATTTTCTGTCTTGAATGACGACTCCTATCTCTTTGACACTCGTCCAAATAACAGATACATATTTCCTACAAGTAAAAGTTGTAAATACTCTCCATAAAAATCAACCTTCAGTTAATATATAATTAGTGCCATCGAATGTCCTGCGTTGCTATTCATCGACATAGATTGAAATAAATTACTGGGTTGACCTTTGGGGCTGGTTCAAGAAAGTAGGGTGGGGGGAAGCTTTTTCTTTTCTCTAAATTCAGAGCTATTCATTCACATATTTTTAGTTTACTAGTAATAGGCGCCTATTTATTAGGAAACTTTTTTCTACCTTTTTCGAAATTTTCACCTAGCCTAGGCGTTGCTCAATGttttaacaaacatttttgaCGGAAAGAAATTTCTGGAAAATTTATTACAGCGAAACGTTCTCATAGCGAAGAACTCGAATTCCATTTCTCCTTCTAGGTTGATATCTCTATAGCGGGCACACCCAAGATGGGTCATTAAgaagtttgtttatattttcaataaaagataggaaatttaaaatattttttttaggctTTGCCTTCTCCTAGAAACATCCTCTTAAAATACTACACGGTCGATTGACTATACTCCAGAGCATATTTTTAAAGCAATATATgcggatttaaaaaaaaactctgcATGGCATACACCTCTCTACAGCGAACA
This window contains:
- the LOC130644769 gene encoding uncharacterized protein LOC130644769 yields the protein MQEIVFPKSRLSKIKSGKTIDYFWQYQTFSNHICDVDTEMEEDIEESDDIFNVYEFDCYDPWVKERKDNCKGFKKKSPKHNTNKKIRHKLMEKTKAVDEDNPEGRLKLQKICPISLKGRPLKTTHTKRELKKAVFLHEHFIKQKKNILKRLDKNGIRRLSTYSVSGYSAEFIRDYGRPKNKTKFALSSVKSTTLTLHNKKLQLLVDLQYREVMPEDYELLLLLDNTVLPNVASNKTMNQLETTEAREKVLGDLCVICVEDILKGQQVIVLPKCEHIFHADCITIWLTTASDRCPIDSLKV